One Granulicella sp. 5B5 DNA window includes the following coding sequences:
- a CDS encoding YetF domain-containing protein: MGIVLHVWRDMFQLPIPLLEKVLRPVIVYLCLIVFLRLFGKRELAQLNPFDLVVLLSLSNTVQNAIIGDDNSVTGGIIGAFALLAINWLLMWVLYRTPKLTKTLEGSSSTIIRDGVVDEMEMKRQTLSPEDLASVLNKNGFNDVSQVDLCVLEPNGTFYVKGKSPSFEQIERGEIMAVLEELSNEVRSLRRELESRR; this comes from the coding sequence ATGGGAATTGTGTTGCACGTGTGGCGAGATATGTTTCAGCTCCCGATTCCATTGCTTGAAAAAGTTTTGCGGCCGGTCATTGTGTATCTATGCCTGATTGTCTTTCTACGATTGTTCGGCAAACGAGAACTGGCGCAGCTCAACCCTTTTGACCTTGTGGTGCTGCTTTCGTTATCGAATACGGTGCAGAATGCGATCATCGGAGATGACAACTCGGTGACGGGCGGGATCATCGGCGCATTTGCGCTGTTAGCAATCAACTGGTTACTTATGTGGGTGTTGTATCGGACTCCAAAGCTGACGAAGACGCTGGAGGGCAGCAGTTCAACGATCATTCGAGACGGCGTTGTTGATGAGATGGAAATGAAACGGCAAACTCTGTCACCGGAGGACCTGGCGAGCGTGTTGAACAAGAATGGGTTTAACGATGTCTCCCAGGTGGATTTATGTGTGCTGGAACCGAACGGCACCTTTTATGTAAAGGGAAAGAGCCCGTCTTTCGAGCAGATTGAGCGCGGGGAGATCATGGCGGTGCTGGAGGAGTTGAGCAACGAGGTACGCTCCCTGCGGCGAGAGCTCGAGTCGCGGAGGTAA